ATTATGTTTGGCGAGAAAGCGATACAAGTCCTTAAAATGGGTTAAGCAGCAGGATTGTCTCCAAATGATTCAATCATGAAGAGTTTTTCTTTTTAATCAGTCATTTTGCTTAGTGTCCGAATGCGGGCGATGATGGTCTCTACGGTCTCGGTTACTGCAGCGAGCAACTCGAAGCGGTCTTCCACGCTGACCTCTATGCCGTGATAGCGATATTTTACGGCATAGTCGGTCAGCCAGGTCAGCTTTTCTCCAGCGGGAGTGTCATCCTCTTCGGGATGGTTTCGGATGATGCCCGATAGGTCGGATAGGTCGTGGGTGTTTTTGTAGTCGGTATCGAGTGCTGAGATCCAGCCTTTTAGCGCGTTTTCAAGGGCCTGTTGGGCGTGGAAACCGATGGCCTCCGGTGCCGAATTTGCCCCTACCAGGTCTTCCAGAACGCGGAGTTCCCGTTTGGCATTGATAATTCGCTGTCGTATGTCGGGCCAGTTGGTCGGTTCCGGGTTGTCATAGATTACTTTTGCGCCATATATATCGACGCCATCGCGGACAGCCTGCCCTGCGACATGATTTCGGGCACGGCGGCCGTCGTGAAAAGCGTCCTCGCTCAGGTGGACCAGGTCAACGCCCATAGAGTGGCCATAAACTTCCTGGACTTTGCGGCGAGCCGCCTCACTCGTGCGCATGTATTCCTGCCGGTCTATCTGCTGGGAGTCAGTGATGATGAGCAGGTCGATATCGGAATCGGACGTAAAGTCGCCCCGGGCGCGGGATCCGAACAGGATGACGGTGTTGGGATGGATTACGTCACAGACCGCACGAGCGACAGCGCAGGCTTTGGGATCGGGATGCAAATGTGTTGTCGTATCTGACATGGTGTGA
This window of the Gemmatimonadota bacterium genome carries:
- a CDS encoding HEPN domain-containing protein, with the translated sequence MSDTTTHLHPDPKACAVARAVCDVIHPNTVILFGSRARGDFTSDSDIDLLIITDSQQIDRQEYMRTSEAARRKVQEVYGHSMGVDLVHLSEDAFHDGRRARNHVAGQAVRDGVDIYGAKVIYDNPEPTNWPDIRQRIINAKRELRVLEDLVGANSAPEAIGFHAQQALENALKGWISALDTDYKNTHDLSDLSGIIRNHPEEDDTPAGEKLTWLTDYAVKYRYHGIEVSVEDRFELLAAVTETVETIIARIRTLSKMTD